A DNA window from Moorella thermoacetica contains the following coding sequences:
- a CDS encoding argininosuccinate synthase: protein MKGVFTVAEKVVLAYSGGLDTSIIIPWLKETYGYEVIAVAVDVGQGEELEPLEEKAIKSGASKIYILDKKKEFVEEYIWPTLKAGAVYEGKYLLGTSFARPLIAKCLVEVAAQEGATAVAHGATGKGNDQVRFELGVKALNPQLKVIAPWRIWNIRSREEAMDYAAARGIPVPVTKDRPYSMDRNLWHLSHEGGDLEDPWNAPGDDLYLIITPPEQAPDKPTYVTIDFEKGIPVAVDGEKLDAVALVEKLNDLAAANGVGIVDIVENRLVGMKSRGVYETPGGTILYTAHRELEYLTLDRMTMHFKEMVAAKYAELVYDGNWFSPLKKALDAFVDSTQETVTGTVRLKLYKGSCTPAGVKSPYSIYNEDLVTFGAGGDYDHKDATGFINLFGLPLKVRALMEQKTGLR from the coding sequence ATGAAAGGAGTCTTTACTGTGGCCGAAAAGGTAGTTCTCGCCTATTCCGGCGGGCTGGATACCTCCATTATTATCCCCTGGCTCAAGGAAACCTATGGTTATGAGGTTATCGCCGTGGCCGTCGATGTCGGCCAGGGAGAAGAGCTGGAACCCCTGGAGGAAAAGGCTATAAAGAGCGGGGCCAGCAAGATCTATATTCTGGATAAAAAGAAGGAGTTTGTGGAGGAGTACATCTGGCCCACCCTCAAGGCCGGCGCTGTTTACGAGGGCAAGTACCTCCTGGGCACCTCCTTCGCCCGGCCCCTCATTGCCAAATGCCTGGTGGAGGTCGCCGCACAGGAAGGGGCCACGGCCGTGGCCCACGGAGCCACCGGCAAGGGCAACGACCAGGTGCGTTTCGAACTGGGGGTTAAGGCCTTAAATCCCCAGCTAAAGGTCATCGCTCCCTGGCGGATCTGGAACATCCGCTCCCGGGAAGAGGCCATGGACTACGCCGCCGCCCGGGGCATCCCGGTGCCGGTGACTAAAGACCGGCCCTACAGCATGGACCGTAACCTCTGGCACTTGAGCCACGAGGGAGGCGATCTCGAGGATCCCTGGAATGCACCCGGGGACGACCTTTACCTGATAATCACCCCGCCGGAACAGGCCCCGGATAAACCGACTTATGTAACCATCGACTTTGAAAAGGGTATTCCGGTAGCCGTGGACGGGGAAAAACTGGACGCCGTCGCCCTGGTGGAGAAGCTCAATGACCTGGCGGCGGCCAACGGTGTGGGCATAGTTGACATTGTAGAAAATCGCCTGGTTGGTATGAAGTCCCGGGGCGTTTATGAAACCCCCGGGGGGACGATCCTCTATACAGCCCACCGGGAACTGGAGTACCTCACCCTGGACCGCATGACCATGCATTTCAAAGAAATGGTGGCCGCCAAGTACGCCGAGCTGGTTTACGACGGCAACTGGTTCTCACCCTTGAAAAAAGCCCTGGACGCCTTTGTGGACAGCACCCAGGAGACGGTGACGGGCACGGTGCGTCTAAAACTCTATAAAGGCAGCTGCACCCCGGCCGGGGTCAAATCACCTTATTCCATCTACAACGAGGACCTGGTCACCTTCGGTGCCGGCGGTGACTACGACCATAAGGACGCCACCGGTTTCATCAACCTCTTCGGCCTGCCCTTGAAGGTACGGGCGCTGATGGAACAAAAAACTGGACTGAGATAG
- the argF gene encoding ornithine carbamoyltransferase, translated as MNDLAGSLKGRDFLSLKDFSREEIFYLLDLADDLKAKLKKREPHPLLAGKTLGMIFTKRSTRTRVSFEVGMYQLGGYPLFLTKDDLQLGRGETIADTARVLSRYLDGIMIRTYSHREVEELAEYASIPVINGLTDFLHPTQALADIMTIREWKGKLQGLNLTFIGDGNNVAHSLMYGGAKVGLNVTIACPSGYEPMPQVVEEARRIAAGNGCQIAVTNNIKEAAEGADILYTDVWASMGQEDEAEKRRQAFRKYQINSELLKLAKPDAMVLHCLPAHRGEEITDEVMDGPQSAVFDEAENRLHAHKAIMVALMG; from the coding sequence ATGAATGACCTGGCGGGGAGCCTGAAAGGCCGTGATTTTCTCTCCCTGAAGGATTTTTCGAGGGAAGAGATTTTTTACCTGCTGGATCTGGCGGACGATCTCAAGGCCAAACTCAAAAAAAGGGAACCCCATCCCCTGCTGGCGGGTAAAACCCTGGGAATGATCTTTACCAAACGATCCACCCGCACCCGGGTCTCCTTTGAAGTTGGCATGTACCAGCTGGGTGGGTACCCCCTTTTCCTAACCAAAGACGACCTGCAACTGGGCCGGGGAGAGACCATTGCCGACACTGCCCGGGTCCTTTCCCGCTACCTGGACGGGATTATGATCCGGACCTATTCCCACCGGGAGGTTGAGGAGCTGGCGGAATACGCCTCCATCCCGGTCATTAACGGCCTGACGGATTTCCTCCATCCCACCCAGGCCCTGGCGGATATCATGACCATCCGCGAGTGGAAGGGAAAACTGCAAGGCCTCAACCTTACCTTTATCGGTGACGGCAACAACGTGGCCCACTCCCTCATGTACGGGGGCGCCAAGGTGGGGCTCAACGTCACCATTGCCTGCCCCTCCGGTTATGAGCCCATGCCCCAGGTGGTCGAGGAGGCCAGGCGCATAGCTGCCGGCAACGGTTGCCAGATAGCCGTCACCAACAACATCAAAGAAGCGGCCGAAGGCGCCGATATCCTTTATACCGACGTCTGGGCGAGTATGGGCCAGGAGGACGAAGCCGAGAAGCGGCGCCAGGCCTTTCGCAAATACCAGATCAACAGCGAGCTCCTCAAGCTGGCCAAGCCGGACGCCATGGTTCTCCACTGCCTGCCCGCCCACCGGGGCGAGGAGATCACTGACGAGGTCATGGACGGACCCCAGTCGGCCGTTTTTGACGAGGCCGAGAATCGCCTTCACGCCCACAAGGCCATCATGGTAGCCTTGATGGGTTGA
- a CDS encoding acetylornithine transaminase, which yields MDNAAIVSRGEKYVMRTYGRYPMALVRGEGARVWDADGKEYLDFVSGLAVNSLGHCHPRVVEAIREQAGRLIHCSNLYWIEPQVELARLLVENSALDKVFFCNSGAEANEAAIKLARKYAKEHRGPESYEIITMRRSFHGRTLATLTATGQEKFHHGFAPLPPGFRYAPFNDLSSLRAAVGPRTCAVMLEPVQGEGGVYAANKDYLQAVRALCDDEGLLLIFDEVQCGLGRTGYLFAYQYYEVEPDILTLAKALAGGVPIGAMLAKERAASAFAPGDHASTFGGNPLATAAGVAAFKALLQEGLVENARVLGQYFYQQLEGLVREFPQLIEVRGRGLLLGVEIDGPAGEVVAACQERGLLINSLHGHVLRFLPPLIVTREDIDRAVTILKEALHEVLGQGQK from the coding sequence ATGGATAATGCGGCTATTGTGTCCAGGGGAGAGAAATATGTTATGCGGACTTACGGGCGCTACCCCATGGCCCTGGTCCGGGGTGAGGGCGCCCGGGTCTGGGATGCCGACGGCAAGGAGTACCTGGACTTTGTCAGCGGCCTGGCCGTCAATTCCCTGGGTCACTGCCATCCCCGGGTGGTGGAGGCCATCCGGGAGCAGGCCGGCAGGCTCATCCACTGCTCCAACCTCTACTGGATCGAACCCCAGGTGGAGCTGGCCCGCCTGCTGGTGGAGAACTCGGCCCTGGATAAAGTCTTTTTCTGTAACAGCGGCGCCGAGGCCAACGAGGCTGCCATCAAACTGGCCCGCAAATATGCCAAGGAACACCGGGGGCCGGAGAGCTATGAGATAATAACCATGCGCCGTTCCTTCCACGGCCGCACCCTGGCCACCCTGACGGCCACCGGCCAGGAGAAATTCCACCACGGCTTTGCTCCCCTGCCGCCGGGGTTTAGATACGCCCCCTTCAACGACCTCTCCAGCCTGCGGGCGGCGGTCGGTCCCCGCACCTGCGCCGTCATGCTGGAACCGGTCCAGGGGGAAGGCGGCGTCTACGCGGCTAATAAGGATTACCTCCAGGCCGTACGCGCCCTCTGCGACGACGAAGGGCTCCTGTTGATCTTTGATGAAGTCCAATGCGGCCTGGGCCGGACGGGATATCTCTTCGCCTACCAGTATTACGAGGTCGAGCCTGATATCCTGACCCTGGCCAAGGCCCTGGCCGGCGGTGTGCCCATCGGTGCCATGCTGGCTAAAGAAAGAGCGGCTTCTGCCTTTGCCCCCGGGGACCACGCCTCCACCTTCGGCGGCAACCCCCTGGCGACGGCGGCCGGCGTGGCGGCCTTTAAGGCCCTCCTGCAAGAAGGGCTGGTGGAGAATGCCCGGGTGCTGGGGCAGTATTTTTACCAGCAATTAGAAGGGCTGGTCCGGGAGTTCCCGCAGCTCATCGAGGTGCGGGGCCGTGGTCTCCTGCTGGGGGTAGAGATTGACGGTCCGGCAGGAGAGGTGGTGGCGGCCTGCCAGGAGCGGGGCCTTTTAATCAACTCCCTCCATGGTCACGTCCTCCGCTTCCTGCCGCCTTTAATAGTCACCCGGGAGGACATTGACCGGGCGGTGACCATTTTAAAAGAAGCGTTGCACGAAGTACTGGGGCAGGGGCAGAAATAA
- the argB gene encoding acetylglutamate kinase encodes MTLSPLEKTGILIEALPYIRQFYGKTVVIKYGGHAMVNCELKKAVMQDAVLMHLVGMRPVIVHGGGPEITSMLGRLGKQSQFIQGQRVTDAETMEIVEMVLVGKINKEIVANIHRYGGKAIGLCGKDGHLIEARKQVAHIQKDGEEMDLDLGYVGQVERVNPGIIETVIAEGYIPVVAPIGVGPEGESYNINADLVAGELAVALQADKLVLLTDVEGILADRDDPASLISSLEVGRVPELIQQGVIAGGMIPKVNCCIRALEGGVKKTHIIDGRIPHSILLEVFTDTGVGTMVVPG; translated from the coding sequence ATGACCCTTTCGCCCCTGGAAAAAACGGGCATCTTAATCGAGGCCCTGCCCTATATTCGCCAGTTCTACGGCAAGACGGTGGTCATCAAATACGGTGGCCACGCCATGGTCAATTGCGAATTAAAAAAGGCCGTTATGCAGGACGCCGTCCTCATGCACCTGGTGGGTATGCGGCCGGTCATCGTCCACGGCGGCGGTCCGGAGATTACCAGCATGCTGGGCCGCCTGGGTAAACAGTCGCAATTTATCCAGGGCCAGCGGGTAACTGATGCCGAAACCATGGAAATCGTGGAAATGGTCCTGGTAGGGAAGATTAACAAAGAGATCGTGGCCAACATCCACCGTTACGGCGGCAAGGCCATCGGCCTCTGCGGCAAAGACGGTCACCTCATCGAAGCCCGCAAGCAGGTGGCCCACATCCAGAAAGACGGGGAAGAAATGGACCTGGACCTGGGCTATGTGGGCCAGGTGGAGCGGGTCAACCCCGGTATTATCGAAACCGTCATCGCCGAGGGTTACATCCCTGTTGTCGCCCCCATCGGTGTAGGTCCCGAGGGGGAGAGCTATAACATCAACGCCGACCTGGTAGCCGGCGAGCTGGCGGTAGCCCTCCAGGCCGACAAACTGGTGCTCCTGACGGACGTGGAGGGCATCCTGGCCGACCGCGACGACCCGGCTTCCCTGATCTCCTCCCTGGAGGTCGGCCGGGTGCCGGAGCTGATCCAGCAGGGCGTCATAGCCGGCGGTATGATCCCCAAGGTCAACTGCTGCATCCGCGCCCTGGAGGGCGGCGTCAAAAAGACCCATATTATTGACGGCCGCATACCCCACTCGATTCTACTGGAGGTCTTTACCGATACCGGGGTGGGGACTATGGTTGTTCCGGGGTAA
- the argJ gene encoding bifunctional glutamate N-acetyltransferase/amino-acid acetyltransferase ArgJ has protein sequence MTQDFQPVAGGITAPRGFVAAGIHAGLKKEKLDLALIVSEVPATAAAVYTRNRVKAAPLRVTAEHLKAGLARAIVANSGYANACTGERGYRDAREMAVVTAGAVGCEPWQVVVASTGVIGVPLPMDKVTAGIQAAAARLAVEGGRDAAAAIMTTDTRIKEIAIQLPLGGETVTIAGIAKGSGMIHPNMGTMLCFLTTDAAIEQEDLEQALRVVVDRTFNMVTVDGDTSTNDMAVILANGCAGNAPLTIEEHAAFRSGLEYVCRYLARLIARDGEGASKLITVEVYGAASEVEARQVARSVAGSNLVKSAIFGADANWGRIICAAGYSGAEIDPDKIDIYLESHAGREQMAAGGEPLPFSEAKAAAILAEEEITIILDLNRGRAAATAWGCDLTYDYVKINASYRT, from the coding sequence ATGACGCAAGACTTCCAGCCGGTTGCCGGCGGCATCACCGCCCCGCGGGGTTTTGTCGCCGCCGGCATTCATGCCGGTTTGAAAAAGGAAAAATTGGACCTGGCTCTGATTGTGAGCGAGGTGCCGGCGACGGCGGCGGCCGTCTATACCCGCAACCGGGTCAAGGCGGCGCCCCTGCGGGTGACGGCGGAACACCTCAAGGCCGGCCTGGCCCGGGCCATTGTCGCCAACAGCGGCTATGCCAACGCCTGTACCGGGGAGCGGGGTTACCGGGACGCCCGGGAGATGGCGGTAGTCACGGCCGGAGCCGTCGGTTGCGAACCGTGGCAGGTGGTGGTGGCCTCCACCGGCGTCATCGGCGTGCCCCTGCCTATGGATAAAGTCACCGCCGGCATCCAGGCCGCTGCCGCCCGGCTGGCGGTGGAGGGAGGCAGAGATGCGGCGGCAGCCATCATGACCACCGATACCCGGATCAAAGAGATCGCCATCCAGTTGCCCCTGGGGGGAGAGACGGTAACTATTGCCGGCATCGCCAAGGGGTCGGGCATGATCCACCCCAATATGGGCACCATGCTCTGCTTCCTGACCACCGACGCTGCCATCGAACAGGAGGATCTGGAACAGGCCCTGAGGGTAGTGGTGGATCGGACCTTTAATATGGTGACCGTGGACGGCGACACCAGCACCAACGACATGGCAGTCATCCTGGCCAACGGCTGCGCCGGCAACGCCCCCTTGACCATTGAAGAGCATGCCGCCTTCCGGTCCGGGTTGGAGTATGTCTGTCGCTACCTGGCCCGCCTCATCGCCCGTGACGGGGAAGGGGCCAGTAAACTGATAACCGTTGAGGTTTATGGCGCGGCCAGCGAGGTCGAGGCCCGCCAGGTGGCCCGGTCCGTAGCCGGTTCCAACCTGGTCAAGAGTGCCATCTTCGGCGCCGACGCCAACTGGGGCCGTATCATCTGTGCCGCCGGTTACTCCGGTGCTGAAATCGACCCGGATAAGATAGACATCTACCTGGAAAGCCACGCCGGCCGCGAGCAAATGGCCGCCGGTGGCGAGCCCCTGCCCTTCAGCGAAGCAAAGGCGGCGGCCATTCTGGCGGAAGAGGAGATTACCATCATCCTGGATCTGAACCGGGGCCGCGCCGCGGCTACAGCCTGGGGCTGCGACCTTACTTATGATTATGTAAAGATTAATGCCTCTTACCGGACTTGA
- the argC gene encoding N-acetyl-gamma-glutamyl-phosphate reductase, translating into MIKAGIIGATGYTGAELVRILSRHPEVELVALTSRSYAGEGMAGVYPSLTGYTNLTCENLTPDEVMDRAEVIFIALPHGHAVPVATRARERGIKVIDLGADWRFRNARTYEEWYKIQHGNHELAARAVYGLPEIHREAIRSAGLVANPGCYPTSAILGLAPLLKGGYIDPATIIIDAKSGVSGAGREARVTSLFVECNESINPYGVASHRHTPEIEQELSALAGKEVKVTFTPHLLPISRGILSTMYATLVRPASTEELRRVYEKFYAGEPFVHLLPPGQWPHTRWVYGSNNCHLNLAVDTRTGRVVVASAIDNLTKGASGQAVQNLNLMCGFPETMALEVPGLCP; encoded by the coding sequence TTGATTAAAGCCGGAATTATCGGTGCTACCGGTTACACGGGAGCCGAACTGGTCCGCATTTTGAGCCGGCACCCGGAAGTAGAGCTGGTAGCCCTTACCTCACGCAGTTACGCCGGGGAAGGGATGGCCGGCGTTTACCCGTCCCTTACCGGCTATACCAACCTCACCTGTGAGAATTTGACTCCCGATGAGGTTATGGACCGGGCGGAAGTTATCTTTATCGCCCTGCCCCACGGCCACGCCGTCCCGGTAGCCACCCGAGCCAGGGAACGGGGGATCAAAGTAATTGACCTGGGCGCCGACTGGCGCTTCCGTAACGCCAGGACTTACGAAGAATGGTATAAAATCCAGCACGGCAACCACGAGCTGGCGGCCCGGGCCGTCTACGGGCTGCCGGAGATTCACCGGGAGGCCATCCGTAGCGCCGGCCTGGTGGCCAATCCCGGTTGTTACCCCACCAGCGCCATCCTGGGCCTGGCTCCCCTGCTTAAGGGGGGGTACATTGACCCGGCGACCATCATAATCGACGCCAAGTCAGGGGTTTCCGGGGCCGGCCGGGAGGCCAGGGTTACCAGCCTCTTTGTTGAGTGCAACGAAAGCATTAATCCCTACGGCGTCGCCAGTCACCGTCATACCCCGGAGATCGAACAGGAACTCAGCGCCCTGGCCGGCAAAGAGGTTAAAGTAACCTTTACCCCCCACCTGCTTCCCATCAGCAGGGGGATCTTGAGTACCATGTACGCCACCCTGGTACGGCCGGCATCGACGGAGGAACTGCGAAGGGTATATGAAAAATTTTATGCCGGTGAGCCCTTCGTCCACCTCCTACCCCCCGGCCAGTGGCCCCACACCCGCTGGGTATATGGCAGCAACAACTGCCACCTTAATCTCGCCGTAGATACCCGCACCGGCCGGGTGGTGGTGGCCAGCGCCATCGACAACCTGACCAAAGGCGCTTCCGGCCAGGCGGTGCAGAACCTCAACCTTATGTGCGGTTTCCCGGAGACCATGGCCCTGGAAGTACCAGGATTGTGTCCATAA